In Tessaracoccus flavus, the following are encoded in one genomic region:
- the manA gene encoding mannose-6-phosphate isomerase, class I, whose product MWRMRNPRMDYAWGSAAAIPEFLGEEPTGRPVAEVWMGAHPKAPSSLVDFHGADVPLDVAIRDHPEELLGADVLTRFGPRLPFLVKLLAAGKPLSLQVHPAADLAAEGFAREEAAGLPLEASERTFKDEHHKPEVMIALAHTETLAGLRRTDASGALLERIGGPWARRVSGLLDEDDLRPALKALLSGDAWAAHRSAVLARCAELGEEDRAYALVGELDRHFPGDSGAAAPLMLNVVHYGPGEALFVPTGQIHAHISGFGVEVMAASDNVIRAGLTPKHIDREALFEALAPTPAEPLLKQTVEGSPLALPADEFQVVVGEGAVPASPAARIIVTLAPGAVAGLGDLGRGAGAFIEPLAETRAGGRALTVSVPAITGGP is encoded by the coding sequence ATGTGGCGGATGCGAAACCCCCGGATGGACTACGCCTGGGGGTCGGCGGCTGCGATCCCCGAGTTCCTCGGCGAGGAACCGACAGGCCGTCCCGTCGCGGAGGTCTGGATGGGCGCGCACCCGAAGGCGCCGTCGAGCCTGGTGGACTTCCACGGCGCCGACGTGCCGCTCGACGTGGCCATTCGTGACCACCCCGAGGAACTGCTGGGGGCCGATGTTCTCACCAGGTTCGGCCCACGGCTGCCCTTTCTGGTCAAGCTGCTGGCGGCCGGGAAGCCGCTCTCGCTGCAGGTCCATCCCGCCGCCGATCTCGCCGCTGAGGGCTTCGCCCGGGAGGAGGCCGCCGGCCTTCCGCTGGAGGCCTCCGAACGGACCTTCAAGGACGAGCACCACAAGCCCGAGGTGATGATCGCCCTGGCGCACACCGAGACATTGGCAGGACTGCGCCGGACGGACGCGAGCGGGGCGCTCCTCGAGCGGATCGGCGGGCCGTGGGCGCGGCGCGTGTCTGGCCTCCTCGACGAGGACGATCTCCGCCCAGCCCTGAAGGCACTCCTCTCCGGGGACGCGTGGGCCGCACATCGCTCTGCGGTCCTGGCCCGCTGCGCTGAACTGGGGGAGGAGGATCGCGCCTACGCACTGGTTGGAGAGTTGGACCGGCACTTTCCGGGCGACAGCGGTGCTGCGGCTCCGTTGATGCTGAACGTCGTCCACTACGGGCCGGGTGAGGCTCTGTTCGTGCCCACCGGCCAGATCCACGCCCACATCTCCGGGTTCGGAGTGGAGGTGATGGCCGCCTCGGACAATGTCATCCGCGCGGGGCTGACTCCCAAGCACATCGACCGGGAGGCGCTGTTCGAGGCGTTGGCGCCGACGCCCGCGGAGCCGCTGCTGAAGCAGACGGTCGAGGGATCGCCCCTGGCGCTCCCAGCCGATGAGTTCCAGGTGGTGGTCGGGGAGGGGGCCGTCCCCGCGAGTCCGGCGGCCCGCATCATCGTGACGCTCGCCCCCGGCGCCGTGGCGGGCCTCGGCGATCTGGGTCGGGGTGCCGGCGCGTTCATCGAGCCGCTCGCGGAGACTCGGGCGGGTGGCCGAGCCCTGACGGTCAGCGTGCCGGCGATAACTGGCGGGCCCTGA
- a CDS encoding FAD-dependent oxidoreductase has translation MRSIWFDLHSDSARPSGARLDGLKAQVVVAGAGLTGLATAVLLARSGQEVILLEDRRVGAVTTGHTTAKLSLLQGSVYSEILKRNSEEVLAAYLEGNREGQAWLTRYMDDRGIAYQRRDAWTFAMTQDGLKDLGAEFDACHAVGLDLQQPAETELPFPVEGALRLPDQVQIDPVAVLESLRTEFVEHGGRLFEGVRVTDATSSSPVEVTTTRGTVTAGRLVLATGSPILDRGGHFAKLVPQRSYVTTYRVPGAIPQGMYLSVDEPTRSLRTVPTPDGELLMVGGNGHITGRADYESLAVEDLVAWTTRYFPGAELTHSWSAQDYQPHDRLPFAGPLPRGGGAIYAATGFNKWGMANAIAAALNLSQQILGGSMEWADTLNNRPVQPRTMMTGIKETAGVAGELVKEWATAELKALPDEPPEEGDGVVGRDGVQPVGMSTVDGETCKVSGVCTHMGGVLRWNDAERSWDCPLHGSRFAADGTRLEGPAVEDLEKLG, from the coding sequence ATGCGATCCATCTGGTTTGATCTTCATTCCGACTCCGCCCGGCCCTCGGGCGCCAGGCTCGACGGGCTGAAAGCCCAGGTCGTCGTCGCCGGGGCCGGCCTCACCGGGCTCGCCACCGCCGTGCTGCTGGCACGGTCGGGGCAAGAGGTCATTCTCCTCGAGGACCGGCGCGTGGGGGCGGTCACCACCGGGCACACCACCGCGAAGCTCTCGCTGCTCCAGGGGAGCGTCTACTCCGAGATCCTCAAGCGGAACTCCGAGGAGGTCTTGGCCGCGTACCTCGAGGGCAACCGGGAGGGGCAGGCGTGGCTGACCCGGTACATGGACGACCGGGGAATCGCGTATCAGCGCAGGGACGCCTGGACCTTCGCGATGACGCAGGACGGCCTGAAGGATCTCGGCGCCGAGTTCGACGCCTGCCACGCCGTCGGACTGGACCTCCAGCAGCCTGCGGAGACCGAACTTCCCTTCCCTGTGGAGGGGGCGCTCCGGCTGCCGGATCAGGTCCAGATCGACCCGGTGGCCGTGCTGGAGTCCCTCAGGACTGAGTTCGTCGAGCACGGCGGCAGGCTGTTCGAAGGCGTCAGGGTGACCGACGCCACCTCGTCGTCGCCGGTGGAGGTGACGACCACCCGCGGGACCGTCACGGCCGGCCGCCTGGTCCTGGCCACCGGCTCCCCGATCCTCGACCGGGGCGGCCACTTTGCGAAGCTCGTGCCGCAACGCTCCTACGTGACCACCTACCGGGTGCCGGGTGCCATCCCTCAGGGGATGTACCTGAGCGTCGACGAGCCGACGCGCTCGCTCCGCACCGTCCCGACGCCGGACGGCGAGCTGCTGATGGTCGGCGGGAACGGGCACATCACCGGGCGGGCGGACTACGAGTCGCTCGCCGTCGAGGACCTCGTCGCGTGGACGACCCGCTACTTCCCGGGCGCCGAGTTGACCCACTCGTGGTCGGCGCAGGACTACCAGCCGCATGACCGGCTCCCGTTCGCCGGCCCCCTTCCGCGGGGCGGGGGCGCCATCTACGCTGCCACCGGCTTCAACAAGTGGGGGATGGCCAACGCCATCGCAGCGGCGTTGAACCTCAGCCAGCAGATCCTCGGCGGGTCCATGGAATGGGCCGACACGCTGAACAACCGCCCGGTGCAGCCCCGCACGATGATGACGGGGATCAAGGAGACCGCAGGAGTGGCCGGAGAACTGGTCAAGGAGTGGGCGACGGCGGAGCTCAAGGCGCTCCCGGACGAGCCTCCGGAGGAGGGCGACGGCGTCGTCGGCCGCGACGGCGTGCAGCCCGTTGGCATGTCGACGGTGGACGGCGAGACCTGCAAGGTCTCAGGAGTGTGTACCCACATGGGCGGGGTGCTGCGCTGGAACGACGCCGAGCGCTCCTGGGACTGCCCGCTCCACGGTTCGCGCTTCGCAGCCGACGGCACCAGGCTCGAGGGGCCCGCGGTGGAGGATCTGGAGAAGCTCGGCTAG
- a CDS encoding carbohydrate ABC transporter permease: MSTTPDTARPKGYGSKRRRQERATATAFLAPALILCGLLLYAPFLYTSYLSLTEYNGLGDPEFVGLDKFEQLFQDPNILTSMLNTFMWVVGTLVMPVGLGLVIAVLAHGLKGSFWFRLPFLLPYAISGIAVGVIFAFILQTNGALTQALELFNLPFADSRWLLDWPLNTFVMILAATWQGAGVNALLFGVGLQSIPKEPLEAARVDGATGWSLFKNITWPMLAPMTTVVVGLSIVGSLKTFDIVWGMTKGGPGRASETLAITMYKSSFMLNDYGLGAAVALLLTIVTVSASLLYLRRQLAPAREF; encoded by the coding sequence ATGAGCACCACACCAGACACCGCGCGGCCCAAGGGCTACGGAAGCAAACGCAGACGCCAGGAGCGCGCCACGGCCACGGCCTTCCTGGCTCCTGCGCTCATCCTCTGCGGACTCCTCCTCTACGCCCCGTTTCTCTACACGTCGTATCTGTCGTTGACCGAGTACAACGGGCTGGGTGACCCCGAGTTCGTGGGTCTGGACAAGTTCGAGCAGCTCTTCCAGGACCCGAACATCCTCACCTCCATGCTGAACACCTTCATGTGGGTGGTGGGCACGCTGGTCATGCCGGTCGGGTTGGGGCTCGTCATCGCGGTGCTCGCGCACGGACTCAAGGGGTCGTTCTGGTTCCGGCTGCCGTTCCTGCTTCCCTACGCCATCTCCGGCATCGCCGTCGGCGTCATCTTCGCCTTCATCCTGCAGACCAACGGGGCACTCACCCAGGCGCTCGAGCTGTTCAACCTCCCGTTCGCGGACTCACGGTGGCTGCTCGATTGGCCGCTCAACACTTTCGTCATGATTCTCGCCGCCACGTGGCAGGGGGCCGGCGTCAATGCGCTCCTCTTCGGCGTGGGACTGCAGTCGATCCCCAAGGAGCCCCTCGAGGCCGCGAGGGTCGACGGCGCCACGGGCTGGAGCCTGTTCAAGAACATCACGTGGCCAATGCTCGCCCCGATGACCACCGTGGTCGTCGGGCTCAGCATCGTGGGATCGCTCAAGACGTTCGACATCGTCTGGGGCATGACCAAGGGCGGTCCCGGCCGGGCGTCCGAGACGCTGGCCATCACCATGTACAAGTCGAGCTTCATGCTGAACGACTACGGTCTGGGCGCGGCCGTCGCGCTGCTGCTCACGATCGTGACCGTGTCGGCGTCGTTGCTCTACCTGAGGCGCCAGCTCGCGCCGGCGAGGGAGTTCTGA
- a CDS encoding LacI family DNA-binding transcriptional regulator gives MKNRPTMNDVAAEAGVSQATVSMVLNQSQAGRVSAETSQRVLDAAKKLGFRTNVHAKVLREGKSRMIGLIGDEVATTPFAGEMILGAQQEAWRRGHVLLTVDTAGDSRLEQAAISMMQSYRVAGVIYAAMYHRRLDVPTGLSGIPTVCLNAQDPAGSVTSVFPDEEAGGRAAARVLLEAGHRDIGMINIGPEGSTLPAASGRLKGFIETLDAEGVPFRAEWLRFGTGGYEDGLRGGLELLTLEQRPRAIFCANDRTALGLYYAAERLGLSVPDDVSVVGFDNQALLTPMFQPALTTFQLPLAEMGRLAVAEVLNRGSETKRLAVECSPQLRQSVASVKVYS, from the coding sequence ATGAAGAATCGGCCAACCATGAACGACGTCGCAGCTGAGGCCGGCGTCTCACAGGCGACTGTGTCCATGGTTCTCAACCAGTCACAGGCCGGACGCGTGTCCGCCGAGACGTCGCAGCGGGTGCTCGATGCGGCGAAGAAGCTGGGGTTCCGCACCAACGTCCATGCCAAGGTGCTCCGCGAGGGCAAGTCGCGCATGATCGGGCTGATCGGTGACGAGGTCGCCACCACGCCGTTCGCCGGGGAGATGATCCTCGGCGCGCAGCAGGAGGCGTGGCGACGGGGGCACGTGCTGCTCACCGTCGACACGGCGGGCGACTCGCGCCTTGAGCAGGCCGCCATCTCCATGATGCAGAGCTACCGGGTCGCGGGCGTCATCTACGCCGCCATGTATCACCGCCGCCTCGACGTGCCGACGGGGCTGTCGGGGATCCCCACGGTCTGCCTCAACGCGCAGGATCCCGCAGGGAGCGTGACCAGCGTCTTCCCTGACGAGGAGGCGGGCGGCCGGGCAGCGGCCCGCGTGCTGCTGGAGGCGGGGCACCGCGACATCGGCATGATCAATATCGGCCCCGAAGGCTCGACCCTCCCCGCCGCCAGCGGTCGCCTCAAGGGTTTCATCGAGACGCTCGACGCCGAGGGGGTGCCGTTTCGCGCCGAGTGGCTGCGCTTCGGCACCGGTGGCTACGAGGACGGGCTCCGAGGAGGTCTTGAACTCCTGACCCTGGAGCAGCGCCCCCGGGCGATCTTCTGTGCCAACGACCGGACCGCGCTCGGTCTCTACTACGCCGCGGAGCGGCTGGGGCTCTCGGTCCCCGACGACGTCAGCGTCGTCGGGTTCGACAACCAGGCTTTGCTGACCCCCATGTTCCAACCCGCCCTCACGACGTTCCAGCTCCCGCTCGCGGAGATGGGGCGCCTCGCGGTCGCCGAAGTCCTGAACCGTGGTTCGGAGACCAAGCGTCTCGCCGTCGAATGTTCCCCTCAACTCCGCCAATCCGTCGCGTCCGTGAAGGTCTACTCATGA
- a CDS encoding ABC transporter substrate-binding protein encodes MITFKKALTATALASALLLTACGGDGDDPAPGATDPAMTTPAATSGETTGGETTGAGEAPAASGTINFFTDKAAWEPSFEEMNAASGDIDLEFTGYSDPVAYDTYIRQAFRTDDKPDLFTWHTGGKLQELAEQGLVAETTDIWAEAESEGLVPEGLKDQYTYDGKQYCVPLNVAYWAVYYNKQIFDDNGLTPPTTWEEMETVMQTLRDAGVTPFHQMNIIFEFVYFQALLAGQDPDTYLGILDGSASYTDEDVNVAVDKWEEMINRGDFIDPGVTGDPQALLMNGDVAMAYFGTFFTGQLTAIDAVSGEDYGIFMFPNLNPDTEEQPMILETGPLCVGAGSENEDTALAYSKWWLTTDAQTAWSQSRGDVSFNPNVEIEDPELSALVEAVNDGTRILPRYLEGSPQPVYQLSTELFGAFVTSPSDPRGMQERLQAAADDYWAQQ; translated from the coding sequence ATGATCACATTCAAGAAAGCTCTGACGGCGACGGCGCTGGCCAGTGCCCTGCTTCTGACTGCCTGTGGGGGCGACGGCGATGACCCCGCGCCCGGCGCCACCGACCCTGCGATGACCACCCCGGCAGCCACCTCCGGCGAGACCACCGGTGGCGAGACCACGGGCGCCGGCGAAGCGCCTGCGGCATCCGGCACGATCAACTTCTTCACCGACAAGGCGGCCTGGGAGCCGTCCTTCGAAGAGATGAATGCCGCCAGCGGCGACATCGACCTGGAGTTCACGGGCTACTCCGACCCGGTTGCGTACGACACGTACATCCGCCAGGCCTTCCGCACCGATGACAAGCCGGACCTCTTCACGTGGCACACCGGCGGCAAGCTCCAAGAGCTCGCAGAGCAGGGTCTCGTCGCGGAGACCACCGACATCTGGGCAGAAGCCGAGAGCGAGGGCCTCGTGCCCGAGGGCCTCAAGGACCAGTACACCTACGACGGCAAGCAGTACTGCGTGCCGTTGAACGTGGCCTACTGGGCGGTCTACTACAACAAGCAGATCTTCGACGACAACGGCCTCACGCCCCCCACCACGTGGGAAGAGATGGAGACTGTCATGCAGACGCTCCGCGACGCGGGCGTGACCCCCTTCCACCAGATGAACATCATCTTCGAGTTCGTCTACTTCCAGGCACTCCTGGCGGGACAGGACCCGGACACGTACCTCGGGATCCTTGACGGCAGCGCGAGCTACACCGACGAGGACGTCAACGTCGCCGTCGACAAGTGGGAAGAGATGATCAACCGGGGCGACTTCATCGACCCGGGCGTCACCGGCGATCCGCAGGCGCTCCTCATGAACGGCGATGTGGCGATGGCCTACTTCGGCACGTTCTTCACGGGCCAGCTGACGGCGATCGACGCCGTGTCGGGTGAGGACTACGGGATCTTCATGTTCCCGAACCTCAACCCCGACACCGAGGAGCAGCCGATGATCCTCGAGACCGGGCCGCTGTGTGTGGGCGCGGGCTCGGAGAATGAGGACACCGCCCTGGCGTACTCGAAGTGGTGGCTGACCACCGACGCCCAGACCGCATGGTCGCAGAGCCGTGGAGACGTGAGCTTCAACCCGAACGTCGAGATCGAGGATCCCGAGCTGAGCGCCCTGGTGGAGGCCGTCAACGACGGTACGCGCATCCTGCCCCGCTACCTCGAGGGCAGCCCGCAGCCCGTCTACCAGCTCTCCACTGAGCTCTTCGGCGCGTTCGTGACCAGCCCGAGTGATCCGCGAGGCATGCAGGAGCGTCTGCAAGCCGCTGCCGACGATTACTGGGCCCAGCAGTAA
- a CDS encoding SRPBCC family protein: MSIPTVESFTSATVGDRYDDMINPSGLTNHVVVAQVDHDVLAVRSVNMPPVSQGDCVTGRLYLDGRLAQSYGEPVEHAWRPDRVTRATEINGWRIETVTVVPPGHPGVAVQISVTNTDPQERDLDLGVWIDSEVVKAVPWRRAEPPRGHNKQSREGARRRGRPASPPKGMAFFGALEPTADVSCLQGLIDVDGADVEDTSTVDRMIRVRSSVAPGEHWRGAFVLVIGDEGADVDASFDAIAADVDGAVASAEAEWNRELEDLFSTDGDLTSGSLPVLETSNDALRQLYWWGAMGVLWFRRENPAGVRRRHYDTLMPKYWQTTTFIWDYSLSSLVHALNDPEEMREQILHWIGLDINEHFGTEWLTGGPAGNWYSVNQYAMVRLVNDYVNATGDVGFLDHRVDGGQTVGDHVREWAVEWRNKRVGSPLADYGEIDNLLECVSTYVHEVASLNAANVWCMRTAAALTRRQAGLSGSADTALAKEADALEKSADQLIPEIINLYRRGEGFFNARHPDGTLVPVMHCYDFSTVGTTIAHDLPDSARKQMVRFFVEHLRTPSWMRALSASDSNAGFSVRPDHQWNGAYPAWPADSARAAIQLGSPETVAEWLPGLARSTRQGPPGQAHMVEEVVDLVDGGSRKAPPHFPYLTDWACSSAGAWCELVIESIFGVALGPDGSVTARPVLEHFDPEARLIGLRIAGVTYDADADGVRRREEESAS, translated from the coding sequence ATGTCCATCCCCACAGTTGAGAGCTTCACCAGCGCCACCGTCGGTGACCGCTACGACGACATGATCAACCCGTCAGGTCTCACGAACCACGTCGTGGTGGCGCAGGTCGACCACGACGTCCTTGCCGTGCGCTCGGTCAACATGCCCCCCGTCTCCCAGGGCGACTGCGTCACGGGCCGCCTCTACCTCGACGGACGGCTCGCGCAGAGCTATGGGGAGCCGGTTGAGCACGCCTGGCGTCCCGACCGCGTGACCCGGGCCACCGAGATCAATGGATGGCGGATCGAGACGGTGACGGTGGTGCCGCCCGGTCACCCCGGGGTGGCGGTGCAGATCTCCGTCACCAACACAGATCCCCAGGAGCGGGACCTCGATCTGGGTGTGTGGATCGACTCCGAGGTGGTCAAGGCCGTGCCGTGGCGTCGCGCTGAACCGCCCCGAGGGCACAACAAGCAGTCCCGCGAGGGGGCCAGGCGCAGAGGGCGGCCCGCGTCGCCGCCGAAGGGCATGGCCTTCTTCGGGGCGCTGGAGCCGACGGCGGACGTCTCCTGCCTGCAGGGACTCATCGACGTCGACGGTGCGGACGTGGAGGACACCTCCACTGTGGATCGGATGATCCGCGTCCGATCGAGCGTCGCGCCGGGGGAACACTGGCGCGGGGCGTTCGTGCTGGTGATCGGAGACGAGGGCGCCGACGTCGACGCCTCCTTCGACGCGATCGCCGCCGATGTCGACGGCGCTGTCGCCTCCGCGGAGGCCGAGTGGAACCGCGAGCTGGAGGACCTGTTCAGCACCGACGGAGACCTCACCTCCGGCTCGCTACCGGTCCTCGAGACCAGCAACGACGCGCTGCGCCAGCTTTACTGGTGGGGAGCCATGGGGGTGCTGTGGTTCCGGCGGGAGAACCCGGCCGGTGTGCGGAGGCGCCACTATGACACGCTGATGCCGAAGTACTGGCAGACCACCACGTTCATCTGGGATTACTCGCTGTCCTCGCTCGTGCATGCGCTGAACGACCCGGAGGAGATGCGCGAGCAGATCCTGCACTGGATCGGCCTGGACATCAACGAACATTTCGGCACCGAATGGCTGACCGGCGGGCCGGCCGGCAACTGGTACTCGGTCAACCAGTACGCGATGGTCCGGCTCGTCAACGACTACGTCAACGCCACCGGTGACGTCGGCTTCCTCGACCATCGGGTCGACGGCGGCCAGACGGTGGGCGACCACGTGCGGGAGTGGGCCGTCGAATGGCGCAACAAGCGGGTGGGCTCACCCCTGGCCGACTACGGCGAGATCGACAACCTGCTGGAGTGCGTCTCGACGTACGTGCACGAGGTCGCCTCCCTCAACGCCGCGAACGTCTGGTGCATGCGTACCGCCGCCGCCCTCACCCGCCGTCAGGCGGGGCTGAGCGGGTCCGCCGATACCGCTCTGGCGAAGGAGGCCGACGCTCTGGAGAAGTCAGCCGACCAGCTCATCCCCGAGATCATCAACCTCTACCGTCGGGGCGAGGGGTTCTTCAACGCCCGCCATCCCGACGGCACCCTCGTTCCGGTCATGCACTGCTACGACTTCTCGACGGTCGGCACCACCATCGCGCACGATCTTCCGGACTCCGCTCGGAAGCAGATGGTCCGCTTCTTCGTCGAGCATCTCCGCACGCCGTCGTGGATGCGTGCGCTGTCCGCCTCGGACAGCAACGCGGGGTTCTCCGTTCGCCCCGATCACCAGTGGAACGGGGCCTATCCGGCCTGGCCCGCGGATTCAGCTCGGGCGGCGATCCAGCTCGGCAGCCCCGAGACCGTCGCCGAGTGGCTCCCCGGGCTCGCCCGGAGCACGCGCCAGGGGCCACCCGGGCAGGCACACATGGTCGAGGAGGTCGTCGACCTCGTCGATGGTGGATCGAGGAAGGCACCTCCCCACTTCCCCTACCTCACCGACTGGGCGTGCTCGTCGGCCGGGGCGTGGTGCGAGCTCGTGATCGAGTCGATCTTCGGTGTTGCGCTGGGCCCGGACGGTTCCGTGACCGCCCGGCCGGTGCTCGAGCATTTCGATCCGGAGGCGCGGCTGATCGGGCTCCGCATCGCCGGGGTGACCTACGACGCCGATGCGGACGGGGTGCGACGCCGCGAGGAGGAGTCGGCCAGCTGA
- a CDS encoding carbohydrate ABC transporter permease, whose amino-acid sequence MQLARKLILIVLGIIWLIPIYLMVINAAKLSSDYGNATVWIPTDLSGLLQNFADALDRGRIARGLTSTFIYSIVSPLIAVIVGAMAGFAIVALKVKRAFMWFVLIFSATVFPIQMVLMPLFIGYVEVGIFDSRLGMILIYTVISVPFSAFVLRNFFSGIAHQVYEAAALDGASAFQTFFRIYLPMSKSALFAVFILQATFIWNDLLLGLSLSQDQDVRPVMTTLAAMQTTYGGSTMPVVLAGGLLVSLPTIVLFLFTQRYFTQGLALGQY is encoded by the coding sequence ATGCAACTGGCACGCAAACTCATCCTGATCGTCCTCGGCATCATCTGGCTCATCCCCATCTATCTGATGGTGATCAACGCCGCCAAGCTGTCGTCCGATTACGGCAACGCCACGGTCTGGATCCCGACGGATCTCAGCGGGCTGCTGCAGAACTTCGCGGATGCGCTGGACCGGGGACGCATCGCCCGCGGCCTCACCTCGACCTTCATCTACTCGATCGTCTCACCGCTCATCGCCGTGATCGTGGGCGCGATGGCGGGCTTCGCGATCGTCGCGCTCAAGGTCAAGCGCGCCTTCATGTGGTTCGTCCTCATCTTCAGCGCGACCGTGTTCCCGATCCAGATGGTGCTCATGCCGCTGTTCATCGGCTACGTGGAGGTCGGCATCTTCGACTCTCGCCTTGGCATGATCCTCATCTACACCGTGATCTCAGTGCCGTTCTCCGCGTTCGTTCTGCGAAACTTCTTCTCCGGCATCGCCCACCAGGTCTACGAGGCCGCCGCCCTGGACGGTGCCAGCGCGTTCCAGACCTTCTTCCGGATCTACCTGCCGATGTCCAAGTCGGCGCTGTTCGCAGTGTTCATCCTCCAGGCCACGTTCATCTGGAACGACCTGCTCCTGGGCCTGTCCCTGTCGCAGGACCAGGACGTCCGTCCCGTCATGACGACGCTGGCTGCGATGCAGACCACCTACGGCGGCTCCACCATGCCCGTCGTTCTGGCCGGCGGCCTGCTGGTCTCGCTGCCCACCATCGTCTTGTTCCTCTTCACCCAGCGCTATTTCACGCAGGGCCTCGCGCTCGGTCAGTACTAG
- a CDS encoding carbohydrate ABC transporter permease, with product MTTTSAPLAASSSFEKRDGFLSRIADPTFNIVTVGLLLLAAAAIIYPLYFIVIASVSDPNLIAQGKVWLFPQGFTLEGYETLFKNDALVRGFGNSLLYTGVGTLVSVSIILCTGYALSRRDMPGRNFFMILFIITMFFDGGLIARYLVVRDLGLLNTMWAVILPGAVGVWNLIIARTFFETNVPAELREAAQIDGANDFRFFFKVALPLTKPLIALMAMTHIVAYWNSYFDAMIYLNDESMYPLQLVLRNVLIQSQASASLDTGSIDSYAAAQRLGELIKYGMIVVSTVPLLIIFPFLQKYFVKGATLGALK from the coding sequence ATGACTACGACATCAGCGCCCCTGGCCGCCTCGTCCTCCTTCGAGAAGCGCGACGGCTTCCTCAGCCGCATCGCCGACCCCACCTTCAACATCGTCACGGTCGGGCTGCTTCTGCTCGCCGCGGCGGCGATCATCTACCCGCTCTACTTCATCGTCATCGCGTCGGTGAGCGACCCCAACCTCATCGCACAGGGCAAGGTCTGGCTCTTCCCGCAGGGCTTCACGCTGGAGGGCTACGAGACGCTCTTCAAGAACGACGCCCTGGTGCGCGGCTTCGGCAACTCGCTGCTCTACACCGGAGTCGGCACGCTGGTCAGCGTCTCGATCATCCTGTGCACCGGCTACGCCCTGTCCCGCCGCGACATGCCCGGACGCAACTTCTTCATGATCCTGTTCATCATCACGATGTTCTTCGACGGCGGCCTGATCGCCCGCTACCTCGTCGTCCGCGACCTCGGCCTGCTCAACACCATGTGGGCAGTGATCCTGCCCGGCGCCGTCGGCGTCTGGAATCTGATCATCGCCCGCACCTTCTTCGAGACCAACGTCCCGGCGGAACTCCGCGAAGCCGCCCAGATCGACGGCGCCAACGACTTCCGCTTCTTCTTCAAAGTGGCGCTACCCCTGACCAAGCCCCTGATCGCGCTGATGGCCATGACCCACATCGTGGCGTACTGGAACTCCTACTTCGACGCGATGATCTACCTCAACGACGAATCGATGTACCCGCTGCAACTGGTGCTGCGCAACGTGCTCATCCAGTCACAGGCCTCCGCCTCCCTGGACACCGGCTCCATCGACTCCTACGCCGCCGCCCAGCGTCTGGGCGAACTGATCAAATACGGAATGATCGTCGTCTCCACGGTGCCCCTGCTCATCATCTTCCCCTTCCTCCAGAAGTACTTCGTCAAGGGCGCCACCCTCGGCGCGCTCAAGTGA
- a CDS encoding ABC transporter permease, whose product MTSISTTTTAPEPTSALDPGPTRRRVSRRRSILRSWQLYVLLLPGIIYLLIFKYWPMYGAQIAFRNYNPADGFTGSPWVGLQHFERFINSFQFRDLLVNTLTINTVGLLVAFPVPIILALIVNQLPSERFKKFIQTVLYSPSFISVVVVVGMIFLLFSPSSGIVNNVLTLSGAEPVFFMGDPEWFRPLYIGSDVWQNAGFSMIIYLAALTAIDPSLHEAAKMDGANKFRRIWHIDIPGILPVVTILFVLAIGNIFNLGFEKVYLMQTPLNLETSEIINTYVYKAGLQQAQFSYSAAIGLFNSVLNLILLVTFNYVAKKANQSSLW is encoded by the coding sequence ATGACGTCCATCTCCACCACAACCACCGCGCCCGAGCCCACCTCGGCGCTCGATCCAGGCCCGACGCGACGCCGCGTCTCACGGCGGAGGTCGATCCTCCGATCGTGGCAGTTATACGTATTACTGCTGCCGGGCATCATCTACCTCCTCATCTTCAAGTACTGGCCGATGTACGGAGCGCAGATCGCGTTTCGCAACTACAACCCGGCCGACGGGTTCACCGGCAGCCCCTGGGTCGGTCTGCAGCACTTCGAGCGCTTCATCAACTCGTTCCAGTTCCGCGACCTGCTGGTCAACACCCTGACGATCAACACCGTCGGGCTCCTCGTGGCGTTCCCGGTACCGATCATCCTGGCGCTCATCGTCAACCAGCTGCCCTCGGAGCGGTTCAAGAAGTTCATCCAGACGGTGCTGTACTCGCCGTCGTTCATCTCCGTCGTTGTCGTCGTCGGCATGATCTTCCTGCTGTTCAGCCCCAGCTCCGGCATCGTCAACAACGTCCTCACCCTGTCCGGCGCTGAGCCCGTCTTCTTCATGGGCGACCCAGAGTGGTTCCGGCCCCTCTACATCGGCTCGGACGTCTGGCAGAACGCCGGCTTCTCGATGATCATCTACCTCGCGGCGCTCACGGCCATCGACCCGTCGCTCCACGAGGCCGCCAAGATGGACGGGGCGAACAAGTTCCGCCGAATCTGGCACATCGACATCCCAGGCATCCTGCCCGTCGTCACGATCCTCTTCGTGCTGGCCATCGGCAACATCTTCAACCTCGGCTTCGAGAAGGTCTACCTGATGCAGACCCCGCTCAACCTCGAAACCTCCGAGATCATCAACACCTACGTGTACAAGGCGGGCCTCCAGCAGGCGCAGTTCAGCTACTCCGCTGCGATCGGGCTGTTCAACTCCGTCCTCAACCTCATCCTTCTCGTGACGTTCAACTATGTCGCCAAGAAGGCCAACCAATCGTCCCTCTGGTGA